The following proteins come from a genomic window of Xiphophorus couchianus chromosome 19, X_couchianus-1.0, whole genome shotgun sequence:
- the impg1b gene encoding interphotoreceptor matrix proteoglycan 1 isoform X5 has protein sequence MLLKSGVFLTLCLFTLQASRIKELNDINFSGLRDVKYRHFLEASRPIRHATNVRSEQDGQRVKRSAVHTTGVKVCPQETMKTVIGSHRAYYKLRVCQEAIWEAFRIFLDRVPAPEEYRTWVFTCQHQNLCMDDLAQNFSSSQEHLDLVARRVEEAEREGFVAAKEEPSSECSWTPPPILLPAETDEVKDLIKENYEEYIVEFSITVSDPTYSEMLSNPAAPHYNSVTRELRDKMVHVFEKVPGFKEIRVLGFRSEDLSVRYAVVFNGETELNQDFDSLEMEERKETNEDVNAPKLKRIIVTALKQEPTLLLDIQTLSFEAVTMVYPVVDSMSTQEPEDVNPPTQSLFPTVGVLENKLRDSATVRPKSNTFVPFIPTILPKTSSSFTDGTPSMAAAEEKPTEEEEEGIEEEEAPPGDGEDGDLELVGSSSSRPEGDQTAEVNLDPPTASADPVSTRSSAEDAVQGSEPGPDVKPLPSPEDGGEGRSDLTPVTQTAPGDYSHTADGVTEQQEEESGSGFASESDEGPYGSTAAPAMRQARTPVMTAVEKSKELVVFFSLRVTNMMFTDDLFNKSSPEYKSLENTFLELTQHFGSRNQPNPGASSKSGLGRQTTLASIPLLPYLQSNLTGFKQLEILNFRNGSVVVNSRMKLDKPVPNNVTEAVRCVLEDLCSAASNRLDIEIDSRSLEVEPADQADPCKFLACNEFSRCMVNSWSGEAECLCDPGYSAVDGRPCQDACSLQPDFCLNGGVCEIIPGHGVTCRCPAGKYWRYHGARCSELVSVPLDPALITTCLLGSLCLVCAVIGILIFINKKCIRTRKAVALVSPDNSTQQDQKS, from the exons ATGCTTTTAAAGTCAGGAGTATTTCTCACCTTGTGTCTGTTTACTCTTCAGGCGAGTCGAATCAAAG AACTGAATGACATAAACTTTTCCGGGCTCAGAGACGTGAAGTACCGGCATTTTCTGGAAGCTTCCCGACCCATCAGGCATGCGACCAACGTCCGATCCGAGCAGGACGGACAGCGGGTGAAGAGGTCCGCCGTCCACACCACGGGCGTCAAAGTGTGTCCCCAGGAGACGATGAAAACCGTCATTGGCAGCCACCGCGCCTACTACAAACTCAGAG TTTGTCAGGAAGCAATCTGGGAAGCGTTCCGGATCTTCCTGGACAGAGTCCCGGCCCCGGAGGAGTACCGGACCTGGGTGTTCACCTGCCAGCATCAGAACCTTTGCATGGACGACCTGGCCCAGAACTTCAGCAGCTCTCAGGAGCATCTGGACCTGGTGGCCAGA agagTAGAAGAGGCTGAAAGAGAAGG GTTTGTTGCAGCTAAGGAAGAGCCAAGCAGTGAAT GCAGTTGGACTCCTCCTCCCATTCTGCTTCCAGCAGAAACAGACGAG GTTAAAGACCTGATTAAGGAGAACTACGAGGAATACATTGTTGAGTTCAGCATCACCGTGTCTGACCCGACATACAGCGAAATGCTTAGCAACCCCGCAGCGCCGCATTACAACAGCGTCACCAGAGAGCTCAGAGACAAG aTGGTTCACGTGTTTGAAAAAGTTCCAGGATTCAAAGAAATACGTGTTCTTGGATTTCG CTCAGAGGATCTGTCTGTGCGCTACGCTGTGGTCTTTAACGGAGAAACGGAGCTAAACCAAGACTTCGACAGTTTGGAGatggaagagagaaaagagacaaACGAAGATGTGAATGCGCCGAAACTGAAACGCATCATCGTTACGGCCTTGAAGCAGGAGCCGACGCTGCTGCTGGACATACAGACACTCAGCTTTGAGGCTG tgACCATGGTTTATCCGGTTGTGGACTCCATGTCCACACAGGAACCAGAAGATGTCAACCCACCCACCCAAAGTTTATTCCCCACTGTGGGAGTTTTGGAAAACAAGTTGAGGGATTCAGCCACCGTCAGACCAAAATCAAACACCTTTGTGCCTTTTATCCCCACCATCCTCCCAAAGACCAGCTCTAGCTTTACTGATGGGACTCCTTCAATGGCAGCTGCAGAAGAAAAGCCcactgaggaggaagaggagggaatagaggaagaggaggctccACCGGGTGATGGTGAAGATGGAG ATCTGGAGCTGGTGGGAAGTTCGAGCTCCAGGCCTGAAGGAGATCAAACTGCTGAGGTGAACTTGGATCCACCCACAGCTTCCGCTGACCCGGTTTCCACCCGTTCATCTGCTGAGGACGCCGTCCAGGGCAGCGAACCCGGACCAGACGTGAAGCCTTTACCGTCCCCTGAGGACGGAGGGGAAGGTCGATCAGATCTGACCCCGGTCACCCAAACCGCTCCTGGAGATTATTCACACACCGCAGATGGAGTAACAGAGCAACAGGAAGAGGAGAGCGGGAGCGGATTTGCGTCAGAATCTGATGAAGGTCCGTACGGCTCGACAGCCGCGCCTGCGATGAGACAAGCCCGCACACCTGTGATGACCGCTGTGGAGAAGAGCAAAGAATTGGTGGTTTTCTTTAGCTTGAGGGTCACTAACATGATGTTTACTGACGACCTGTTCAACAAGAGCTCCCCAGAGTATAAGTCACTGGAGAATACCTTTCTGGAACTG ACTCAGCACTTTGGGTCCAGAAACCAGCCAAACCCTGGAGCTTCCAGTAAATCTGGGCTGGGGAGACAGACAACGTTAGCCTCCATACCG CTTCTGCCATATTTACAGTCCAATCTGACTGGGTTTAAGCAGCTGGAGATTCTCAACTTCAGGAATGGGAGTGTTGTGGTAAACAGCAGGATGAAACTGGACAAGCCGGTGCCGAACAACGTCACAGAAGCCGTGCGCTGTGTGCTGGAGGACTTGTGCAGCGCCGCGTCTAATCGGCTTGACATCGAGATTGACAGTCGCTCTCTGGAGGTTGAACCAG CTGACCAAGCAGATCCGTGTAAGTTCCTGGCCTGCAACGAGTTTTCTCGCTGCATGGTGAACAGCTGGAGCGGCGAGGCCGAGTGCCTGTGTGACCCCGGCTACAGCGCGGTGGACGGCCGGCCCTGCCAGGACGCCTGCTCCCTGCAGCCGGACTTCTGCCTGAACGGAGGCGTGTGTGAGATCATCCCCGGCCACGGAGTCACCTGCAG